In the genome of Daucus carota subsp. sativus chromosome 9, DH1 v3.0, whole genome shotgun sequence, the window ttgtgACTTTAGCTCTGAGTAATCTATGCACTTgatatatttgttttgaaatttttcagAAAGGGTATTGAGTTTCTTGAGAGATTCTAAACAACTTCTAAGTTTTGCTGAAGAAGAAGGGTGGACAATACTTCACTATGCTGCTTATCATGGATTTGATTCAATATTAGATGTTATAATAGAAGGACAAATGGATGTTGGATATCAATTTGAGTACAAAGATAAAGTATTAACACCGCTTCTTGTAGCAGCCGAAAGAGGACTTACTTCTACAGTAATACGACTTATGCAGTTATGGCCAACCTCGTCACCTGCATACACAGCTAttaataaaattggtagaaataTACTTCATATAGCGGCAGCTGGAAATAAACTGGAGATGATACAAGGGATTTTGAAATATTGTCCTGAAATATTTAAGGACGAGATTTTGAAACAGCAAGATGACAATGGCGATACACTTCTCCATCTACTTATCTCCcacggttgttttgttccggaACTTATAAAACATACGGGACTTGATACAATGGCAAAAAATAAGAGAAACTGGACTCCGCTGGACATGCTGTATCTAAGGGACGATATTATTGCTGACCAGGTACGAAAAATCGCAGTTTCTTTTCTATCTCTAATTTAGTTATAGATTTTTGGTCTTGTCTGCACAAACTAATAATGAAGTAGCATGaaattataaactttaaatCTTGCTTACAATGAGTATGTTGTAAATGCTTCGCTTTTTATGTCTCATTACACTTATTATGTTTCATTAGACAATCAAAAAGACGTCTTTGAAtgaaattattgatttatttaacaaataatattgaaattattCGAAAAGACATTGACTACAGTATTATCACAATCATATGTACTTTATGGTTTCTTTTTGTTTAGGTACAAATAAAATTTGCAATAAACAATATCTGTAAACAGTCTCCAAGATTTTGGCCGGATATATCAGAAAGTATAGTGCCCTTCAATAAACGGGAGAAAAAAGATGTGATATTTAAAGAAAAGACAAAATTGTTGATGGATGAAGAGCAAGCACATAGCGAATTAGAGAAGAAAAAACACCTACAAACGTACAAAAAGAGGACAAACACCCAAATTATAGTAACTGCTCTCATAACAACCGTAACTTTCACGGTGGGATTTACCATGCCTGGTGGTTTGTATCAAAGTGGAGGAATTGACCAAGGATTGGTGATTTTTTCGAAAAAGGCAGCTTTTAATACCTTTATGGTATCAGATGCAATAGCTCTACTACTGTCAACATCTTCATTGGTTTTCTACTTCCTGGAATCTATGAATGAAGATCCTCACCAAGTTCGAAAACTCAATGCTGCATCTACTGGGCTTAATATTGTTTCTGTCATAGCTATGATGTTAACTTTCATTGCAGGAACATATGTGGTGTTATCCAAATCACCAGGCCTCGCCATCAGCGTTTGCGTTATTTGTtctcttttctttcttcttaTCATTGTTTTATCGATCAAGATATTCTATAACGGTCGGATAAAACGAAACAATACAAGTTGAGTGTGCTTGTTTTTCTTATCAGGAGTATGCTTGTcattatttctatatatttttatgaattatcaATTTCAATAATGTGTTGACAATACTCATATCAAAGAGATTATATATGAGAAagggatttttttttcatttatgaaatacGAGAGtgttcaattgggattgtttaaaatccattaaaatcttgaaatattcaattgagattttaaattatgttaccaaatctggtggtattcaatcaaaattttaaattattcttaaaaattcgatggtattcaattgagattgtttaaaatttataacatatatagcGAAAAGTTACAGAACTAACAGACCACATCGACGTTAATGAAAAGATGGTTGCTGAGTTTTTGATCATCCGACGAGAGTTGAGTCTGAAGATCATCAAGATTCTTCTCTGACCGAGAACACCCGATTATGGTGTGGCCAAGTCTGGCAAATTCTAAAGCTAGTGACTTTCCGAGACCTCTGCTCACTCCTGTTATTAGCACTCTTCTGCTCTCCGGCACCTCAGCCATATTTGCTCCACAGGAAATGACAATGCAGTTCACCCGAAAGGCGCTATAGCAGTAATGTGACACGTGGAATAGCAGTTATGTGACACTTGTGATGTAGCAGTGCCTAATGCTGGAATCTGCCGTCACTGTATTTCTTTTAATTGAACTACTTCATTTTCCTGCGTATGTTACCATGTCAGCTTCACCAAAAATAGACAGAACACATTAGTTTGATCATAGAATTTTGTTTAAGATATCTTTGTTGTGCAATTTGTTTCAGGCCGATAACAAGCTAGCACTTCAATCTCAAACTCGTTTGTTATTCACTCAGTCTCAAATCGACACATATTTTCTCATAGGAGTTTATTATTATAAGCTTGGTTGCAATCTAcacaaaacattttattttttttaaacacagAACATTATTAtaacactttattttttaaaaaaatgatttatttttgcAAAACAATTGAGTTAAGTTCCAACTACTTTCTTGAGGCTTCCATTGTTTTTGCTCAGCtcgattattttttataaacatttaaaattacaaatcaGATGAGCACATAAGAGACCTTAAAGCTTCCAAACTTGATTTTAAAGAGAAGAGAAATGCCCATTTTGCTTCGCACATCTGAGCTTTAAGAGCTGATATTGTAGGATGAAGAAACAGGCACTTGTCTTGTGGGGAAGATCAACAGAAAATTCATACAGCTTGTATAAATATCCAGGGAGAGCAGGGTTAAGCATATAAGctcttgattttaaaattatgacttATGAATTAATGTGGCCGTGACAGTTTAAAATGTctttttggataattttgatttattaatgatttatagattattaataaatttgtcaTATTCAAGGATGGGGTTCGAAGgttaagaaatatttaaatagaTCCCACGTCGATATTTTATCGTATATGTGAcatcttttattatataaaaacgtTTTGAAGCCAACACTTACAACCGAACTAAGACAACCTTCTTTACTCTGGTTCACATTTAGTCCCACATCAGGTCACATTTAGTCCCACATCAGAAAGATACAAGAGATTTATCATTTCCTTCTTTATATAAATCAAGGCTATAAAGCCAAtacttgaaaatatattaactaaaaCTTGTTGTTTggtcttttcaaaaaaaacttgTTGTTTAGTTTTTGGATGATATTATTTGTCCCATATCgagaaaattttgaaagagaTTTCATCTCAAATCTATATACGTCTATGTACTAGTAGCCCCACCgcttcccataattaaatatgaataaactCACACCACatcccataattaaatatgagtaaACTTGAGAGTTGTGTCCAACAtttacaccgattttcaaaaagttGTCGAGAGCTTCAAATTTTCAGAAAGATAGACAAATTTTGGCTCCGCTTTTCAAAAGTGTGGCTCCATTTAAACAGTAGTCACGCTTTTGAAAAGCGGAGCCAAAATTTGGCCATatttctgagaatttggaactcaATATCATCCCTTTGAAAAGCGGAGCCAAAATTTGGCCATctttctgagaatttggaactcaATATCATCCCTCCATCTGTTACTCTCGTcagtgacatttaacgggagccacatttttaaaaagtaaagcCATGTTTGACTacttttttgagaatttgggATTTTGGCCAACATTTTATGTAAACTTTGAGCACAACTTTGAAGTTTACTCTTTAAATATTTATGAGAGACTTGCTATCAAGGCAAAACATCATCtcactaaaataattttcattaaaatacaCATAAACCCTTAAAAGAATTTCATCCCTCAAAGAGGTACACGCTCTGAACTTGCACTCACAGTGAAGTTGCATGTCTGTAGAATACTTATACTTCCATACTTTCGTAGAATACTTCCATAGTTTCATAGTTTCAGGCTTCTCATAAACAACATATCTCACTCTCAACAATGTGGAGAATTCTGCTCTATCCGAAatgaatgaaaacacatcatCACATATAAAAGTTCACATTATCATATCTAGAATATGTTAAAGATCAGACAACCATATATGGTTTGAAGACACAAATAGGTTGCTTTCCTTCAGGCTCAATTCGCACCTCTCTCTCATGCAACAAGGTTTTTGTGAACTTCCTCTAAGATACAATTAAGTCTGATTTTAACTTtgtaacaaatatttttataggTTCTTGATTCAGATTCAAGATTTTACAATATTGTAGTTAAAGAGTAGAAATACAACATCTTATTTCTATCAAGCCAATTACATTACTTACATTTATtgacacaaaatcagcaaacctCAAATCACACACAAACCACAAGCTCTTCTTCTActgttacacacacacacaacaaaaAGTTGAGACTAGATCCACAGGTATGGATCCTTCTAAAGCTCGGCTTTCGATGTCTTGACACTCTCACCAGAACTCCCACTGTCTCCGGCAATACTAATCACCCTCGGctccttcttcttctcctcAGCCAGCTTGGGCACAACAATCTTCAACACCCCATGATCAAGATTTGCTGAAACTTTCTCCAAGTCAGCATTTCCAGGCAACCTAAACTGTCTCCAGAACTTGCCACTAGTCCTCTCAGCTCTATGCCATTTCTCCCCTTCAATCTCTTCCTCTGCTTTCAGCTCTCCGCTCACTCTCAACACTCGGTTCTCCTCCACCTCGATCTTCACGTCCTCTCTCTTGATCCCCGGGATCTCCAGGGAGATGATGTGGGCTGTTGAGGTCTCCTTCCAGTCAGCCCGAGCCATCGCCACAGATTCCACAAGGCCTTTTGGCATTGTCATCGGAGTTTGTTCAAGAATTCTGAAAGGGTCTTCCATTGGCAGCATTAGCATGTCCAGGAGGCTCTTCCCAGCATAGGGTGCCAATGCATCCGtcttcatcaaaattattgcaAATAGAACTACAATGGTGATGGGAAAAGATCTCGAAATCGCCATGTCTAGACAAGGTGTGGACTTTGGATATGGTGTTTTGCAGTGCTTTCTAATTGGCTTATGATTTGATAGTAAAGGCAGGAGGGTGAGCGCTTCATATATATAGTGTTATTTTGGAGGGTAAAGAAAGCTCTGGAGTCTTCAGCTGAGTTCTTGAAGTGGAGAGAGACCTACTGGCCTCTAGAAGTGACTTTTATTGAATGCAAGTTGAGCCTGGAATGTTCAAGAGTTGAGTGTAAATGAAATTGAAGACACTTAAGTTACAGACTTACAGTCCCACACACTTTCGAGAAAGAACATGCATGTTCTAAAACATTTTTCTGatccgtaaaaaaaaaaaaaaacatttttctgATATTTAATCCTATATTGCAGATGAGTATTGATATTCGTGGCAACAGAGGATAAAATCGTAATTTTGACTATGTTCTTTATACTAATGTTTGCATCTACAGTATCACGTATAGGGCGAGCCTTTTTATTGAAAGAGAACATAGATAAACTTTGACTGTTTTGTTCCGataaataatatgtttaaattttCTGTGTTTTATTCTTTGAGAttatttctaaatatatttttaaaactgattcaAATATCACAAGTGattttacaaattgtttttGCAATTtacataaactatattttaaaccaaacaatcattttattttctcaTATGGAAAATTAGTTATGCATATATATTTACTCTTTTGGTACCCAGAATGAAGATATAAGCCATTCGTTTATAATGAACTGAACGATACTCCATGATTATTCCGAAACAGGAGGTAGTCATCATTTGATATTTCCTCAAAGGAGTTGCGAGCCGACTTTTTTTTATGTTAATAGGAGGTGGTTTTAAAGATGATAATTAGTAATAATTATTTGCatgttttttattgttattgttgAGTAGGTTTAACCCAAATCTGCCaacgaaaaaataaaaaagatatgtTCTTGAATATAAATGGCCAAAAAATTTCTACTAATACGAGACAGGAGTTCAAAACAAATCCGTGTGGGTTTTGTCACGGCCCATAACAGACAATACTATTTTAATGCGGAATTAGCGGGTGTTGTACGACGGGCATTAGAGTCCATGGTTAAGAAGGTGATCTGGATGTGTGGGCTATGATTAGGTGATGTGAAAAGTTTTCCTAACTAGCGGATTAATTAGGGCGGCGCGGCATGAGAATCACACCATTGGGGGTTCTGGGATTGAACGTGTTGGGTGATATACGATAGTAATTAAACTTTATATTTACATGCAATTATTGaaaataaatgtatataaaagttATATGACAATCGTTTGTTAAAATCCAATACATATACAGTGATATTTTATGAGTGAAATTAAGAGGGAGCTGCATAATTTTGCGAGTCACGTAGTTGATGAGTTGTTCGAGCTACctgtaaaatatttaaattttatttaaaaattccaaaattcaaacaattc includes:
- the LOC108203832 gene encoding uncharacterized protein LOC108203832, with product MDEKAWYENALIEKTMHDLYEKAMHGDATAISELKMKADELEKDGKTILLRECLLGDTERVRFILREFADRNILVKPSSFNDTALSLAAYRGHTKVVEVLIEAATNFPWASAADNPITPLQAFVRQPDKYSTTALHCAVRYGSVGYVDIVKLLVKADPSDRHIPDEEGKTPIYWAAERGLKDIMEVICTTSAAQSLEGPGTTAFHALIKENGQAEKKDITMMGVIINAVKRWSSAEGASENDFEALFDITDDSGRNVLDLAVERNNYDAAQLILQEDPAYLRGSKKTGLMRLIFKLIDEDNKDLRKLLSKTYQAGIDSRYKGVHDLILAIQRRDKERVLSFLRDSKQLLSFAEEEGWTILHYAAYHGFDSILDVIIEGQMDVGYQFEYKDKVLTPLLVAAERGLTSTVIRLMQLWPTSSPAYTAINKIGRNILHIAAAGNKLEMIQGILKYCPEIFKDEILKQQDDNGDTLLHLLISHGCFVPELIKHTGLDTMAKNKRNWTPLDMLYLRDDIIADQVQIKFAINNICKQSPRFWPDISESIVPFNKREKKDVIFKEKTKLLMDEEQAHSELEKKKHLQTYKKRTNTQIIVTALITTVTFTVGFTMPGGLYQSGGIDQGLVIFSKKAAFNTFMVSDAIALLLSTSSLVFYFLESMNEDPHQVRKLNAASTGLNIVSVIAMMLTFIAGTYVVLSKSPGLAISVCVICSLFFLLIIVLSIKIFYNGRIKRNNTS
- the LOC108192288 gene encoding 22.0 kDa heat shock protein produces the protein MAISRSFPITIVVLFAIILMKTDALAPYAGKSLLDMLMLPMEDPFRILEQTPMTMPKGLVESVAMARADWKETSTAHIISLEIPGIKREDVKIEVEENRVLRVSGELKAEEEIEGEKWHRAERTSGKFWRQFRLPGNADLEKVSANLDHGVLKIVVPKLAEEKKKEPRVISIAGDSGSSGESVKTSKAEL